The Deltaproteobacteria bacterium genomic sequence GGCCGTGGCGGCGGGGCTGCCGCACCGGGAGGCGTGATGCCGGAGCTTCCGGAAGTCGAGACGGTCCGCCGCACGCTCGCGCCGATCCTCGGCGCCCGGGTCACCGGCGTGTCCGCGCACCGGGTCGCCCTGCACATGGGCCGGCGCATCGACCCGGCGGCGCTGCGCCGCGCGAGCGCGGGCGCGGTCGTCGACCGGGTCGACCGCTGGGGCAAGTACCTGCTCTGGTACTTCGCCGGGCGCGACACCGGCGTGCTCGTGCACCTCGGCATGACCGGCCGCCTGCGCGTAGTGCCGCCGGGCGCGCCGCGCGACCCACACACCCACGCGGTGTGGACCCTCGCCGACGGCCGCACGGTGCGCTTCTCGGACCCGCGGCGGTTCGGCCTGGTGGACGTGTTCGGTCGTGGCGCCGAACGGGCCCACCCGTCGCTCGCGCCGCTGGGCATCGACGCGCTCGACGGGCCGCTGACCGGCCGCGCGCTGGCGCGGCTGGCGGCCGGCAGCGGGCAGGCCATCAAGGCGCTGCTGCTCGACCAGCGCAAGATCGCGGGCATCGGCAACATCTACGCGTGCGAGGCGCTGTGGCGTGCGCGGATCGCGCCCGCGCTGCCGGCTCGCGAACTCGACGGCGAGCGCGCCGGCCGGCTGGCCCGCGCCGTGCGCGCGGCCCTGCGCGCCGCGCTCGATCACGGCGGCACGTCGCTGCGCGACTTCGTCAACGCCGCCGGGAATCCAGGAAGTTACCGGGATCACCTGCGCATCTACGGGCGCGCCGGCCGCCGCTGCCCGCGCCGCGGCTGTCGCGGCACGATCGTGCGCACCGCGATCCAAGGGCGCGCCACGTTCCACTGTCCAACCTGTCAAGCCACCTGAGGCCGCCGTCGCGGGCGTTTGCCCCGGGCCAAACCGTCGGGTTACTGTCGTCGTTGCGCAGTCGCCGGCCGACGGAGCCGCCAACCACTTTCGCGAGGATACAGGGGCGCCGGTGCTCCGAGACGAATCTGACGAAGCCCTGATGCTCCGCTATCAGCAGGGCGACGTGCGCGCGTTCGAGCTGCTGCTCGAGCGCCACCGGCGGCCGGTGTTCAACTTCATCCTCCGCTTCGTCGGCTCGCGCGAGACGGCCGAGGACCTGCTGCAAGAGGCATTCTTGCGCGTGATCAAGGGGGCGGCCCGCTACGAGCGCCAGGCCAAGTTCACGACCTGGCTGTACACCATCGCCCGCAACCTGTGCGTCGACCACAGCCGGCGCATGAAACACCGCAAGGCGCCCTCGCTCGACGCGCCGCTGAAGGCCGGCGGCGACGGCGGCACGCTGTTGGACGTCCTCGCCGACGACCAGATCCCGTCGGACCGGCGCGCCGCGAGCTCGGAGCTGCGCGCGAAGCTGCACGCCGCGATCGCGCGGCTGTCGGACGAGCAGCGCGAGGTGTTCCTGATGCGCGAGATGCTCGGCCTGCCGTTCAAGGAGATCGCGGCCGTGGTCGGCGTGCCGGAAAATACCGTCAAAAGCCGCATGCGCTACGCGCTCGAGAAGCTGCGGCTCGAACTCGAGGACTACGCGGACATGGCCAAGGCCGTGCCCTGACGGGGACGCAGCCGGGGCGACTGCCTCGCCGCAACGGAACGTGCCCACCGCACGTTCCAGGGATTACAATGAGGTGCGCGTCCCGCCGGCCGCGCGGCCCCGCCGCGCGGCACGGGCGTGCTAAGAAGAACGATTCGTGGCCCCCCACAGCGACAAATATCGGCTCGGTGAGCGGATCGGCGGCGGCGGGATGGCCGAGGTGTTCCGGGCCACCAAACTGGGGGTCGAGGGCTTCGCGCGGCCGGTAGCGATCAAGCGGATGCTGCCCGCGCTGTCGGCTGACGACAAATTCGCCGAGATGTTCGTCAACGAGGCGCGACTGGCGTCGCTGCTGTTGCATCCGAACATCGTCGCCGTGCTCGACTTCGACCGCGACGACCAGGGCCGGCTGTTCATCGTCATGGAGCTGGTCGACGGCAAGGACCTGCGCCACCTCGCGGCGTCCGGACCGCTGCCGATTCCCGTGAGCGCGTTCATCGTGTCGCAGGTGTTGCGCGCGCTCGCCTACGCGCACGAACTCACCGACGGCGGCCGGCCGCTCGGCATGGTCCACCGCGACGTGTCGCCCCACAACGTGCTGCTGTCGTGGGACGGCGCGGTCAAGCTCAGCGACTTCGGCATCGCCAAGGCGATGGGGGCATCGGGCGCGTCGCGCACCGGCACGCTCAAGGGCAAGGTCGGCTACATGAGCCCCGAGCAGGCGCACGGGCTGCCGCTCGACGGCCGGTCGGACGTGTTCGCGGTCGGCATCATGTTCCACGAGCTGCTCACCGGCCGGCGGCTGTTCGGCGGCGCGACCGAGGCCGAGGTCCTCAGTCGGATGTTGGCCCAGCCGATCGCGTCGCCGCGCGCGCTCAATCCCGACGTGCCCGAGGACGTCGCCGCGGCGTGCCTCGGGATGCTCGAGCGCGACCGCGACCGCCGGTTCGCGAGCGCGCGCGCGGCGCTCGAGGCGCTGCTCAACTGCGACGTGATCTCGGCGCGCGCGCAGCTCGACCTCGCCGACCTGATGGCGGCGCGGTTTCCGGGCGAGGCCCCCGTGCGCGACGAATCGGGCCCGGTGGCGGCGATCGACGCGGCCGCGACGGCGGCCGCGCGGCCGGCCGCCATGCCGGCGGCGGCGATGGACGCGCCGACCCGCACCGCGTCGCCGGGCGAACGCGCGGCGGTCGCCGCGACGGCGGTGCTGCCCGGCGCGCGCGCGCCAGCGGCCTCCTCTGGCTCGGGCACGCCGACCGCCGCGGGCGAGCGCGTCGCGCCGCCCGGCTCGGAGCGGACGGCGGCCGTCCGGCCGGGGCGGCCGGCGCGCCGAGCCGGGCTGGCGATCGGGGCCGTCGCGGCCGCCGCCGTCGGCGCCGTGGTCGTCGCCGGCGCGCTGAAAATGACGCGCGACCCGTCCGGCGACGCGCGTGGCGCCCGCGCGGGAGCGCCCGTGGCGACTGCCGCGGCAGGCGACGCGGTGGGGCCGGCGGCGCACCCGGCCGCCACCGGCGCGACCGCCGCCGGGCCGGTGGCGGTGGTTCCGGCGGCGCCGGACGCAGGGCCGGCGGCGGCCCGCGCCGACTCGGCCGCCGCGCCATCCGACGCCGGCGCGGTCGCGCCCGACGACCACCGCGAGGCGCGCCGCGGCCACCGCCGCCGCAAGGGCGGTCGTACGCGCGTCGCGACCGGCGGCCACGCCGGATCGCCGAAACCGACCGCGGCCGACCCGGCGCGAGCCGCAGCCGACGATTCGACGGCGCGGCCGACCGACATCGCCACGGCGGACCAACTCGGGGAACTCTACGTGAAGGTGCAACCGTGGGCCAACGTGCGCGTCGACGGCCACGGCAGCAAGATCACGCCGGCCCGCTGGGCGCTGCCGCCGGGACGCTATCGCGTGCGCATCTGGAACGAAGAACTGCCGCGGTCCGAGACGATCACCGTCACGGTGAGCCCGGGCGAAGTGCAGACGGTCGTCCGCGACTGGAAGTGACCCGCGCCGGCGTCACGCGCGCTCGCGCCGGGTCGCCGCCCACAAGTCCGGCTGGACGGGCGTCGCGTCGGCGTCGTCGAGGTCCGAGAACGGGTCGTGGTCGGGCCCGAGCAGGTCGTCGAGGTCGCGGTGCGGCCACGACCGGCGGGCCTCCGGCGGCAGCCGGCCGTACCGCGCCGCGAACGCGCGCAAAAACCGCCGCGTGGCCGCGTTGACGTAGCCGCCGCCGCGCAGCGGGCCGAACTCGGCCTCGTAGCGCCTGGCGATCCGCTCGAAGATCGCGTCGCGCCGCACTTTCGCCAAAATAGATGCAGCAGCAACCGCGCAGTGGCGCGCCTCGCCGCCGTCGTGTGCCTCGAGCTGCGGGAACTGCGCGCGCAGCGGCGCGAACAGGCGGTGGCCGTCGGCGACGATCCGATCGCAGCGCGGCGCGGCCGCCAGCAACCGGGCGGCCACCTCGCGCTCGAGCGCGTTGAGTTCGCCGCGCCGGACGCGGCGGTCGACCTCGGCCACGTCGACCACCGCGACCTGGCACCAGACCGCGCGCGCCCGTATCTCGCACGCCAGTTCCCGGCGGCGCGCTCGCGCGGCGGCGCCCGCGCCGAACCCCTTGGAATCGCGGACGCCGGCGCGCGCGAGCGCCCGCGCCGCCGCCGTGTCGACGCACACCGCAGCGAGCACCAGCGGACCGAGCACCGGCCCGCGGCCCGCCTCGTCGACGCCGATCGTACGCTTCACGCCTCCTCCGTCGCGCGCGCGATCGCCTCGATTGCCGCCAGCGTGCCCGCGTCGGCGTCGTACGCGGCCGCGTCGGCGACGGCCGCCAGCGCGTCGAGCCGGTCGGCCAGCGCCGCCAGTGCGTCTGCGCCGGCGCGCGCGAGCGGCTCGCCGAGTTCGGCGTCCAGGTCCGGCGCGTCGCGGTACAGCGCGTGGTAGACGTTGTCCTCGGTGAGCTGCAGCTTCGGCAGCGCGTCGCGGAAGAACCGGTCGACCGCGCCGCCGCGCAGAAATCCGTCGACGAACGCGCTCGCGCGTTCGAACACGCGCGCGTCGACGAGTTCGATCACCTCGTCGCCGAGCTGCTCGATGCGCTCGGCGGCCGCATTGCCGACCACGGCGGCCGCGCGCGCCGCCGCCGTGGCCCCCGCGCGCGCCCCCGCGCGCAACTGCGCGCCGACGGCCGCGCGCACCGGCTCGATCGCGTCGCGGTACCCGCGCGCCAGCAGGCCGACGAGGTAGTCGCGGTCGGCGCGCGTCGCGCGGTGGGCGCCGAACGGCAGCGCGCGCGGGCGGACGAGTTCGAGCACCTCGCGCGCGGCGTCGCGGTACAGCCGCGCGACCGCCTCCGCCAGCTGCCCGCGCGCGCTCGGCGCGTCGCGCTCGCGGAACCGCGCGGCACCGGCGCGCAGCGACGCGGCGGCGGCGGCCAACTCGGCGGCGGCGGCGGTCGCGGCCTCGCGCCGCGCCACCGACCGGTCGCGCGCGCGGGCGATCAAAGCCGACAGACGGCGCTCGCACGCCTCCCGCTTCAGTTCGCGCGCGCGGGCGAAGAACCGCCGCTCGAGCGCGTCGGCCAGCGCCGGCCAGTTGCCGGCGGCGTGCGACGCCAGCGCCGCCTTGGCCGACAGCGGCACGAGGTCGTCCACCAGATCGCCGAGTTCGCCGCGCAGGTACGCGACCACCTCGCGCACGTCGTCGGCGGCGAGTTGGTCGACCTTGTTGACGACGCCGAGCACGCGGGTCCCGGTCGCGTGAATCGACGCGAGCGCCGCGCGCTCCGACTCCTTGCCGGCCTGCCCGGCGGCGAACAGCCACACCACCGCGTCGGCCCGGCCGATGAAGTCACGGGCGACCTGTTCGTGTTCGGGCAAGATCGAGTTGAGCCCCGGCGTGTCGACGATGTGGACCCGCTCGAGCACCGGCAACGGGTACAGGATCTCGACCGCCGCGATCTGGCGCGCGTCGTCTGCGGTGATCTGCTCGAGCGTCGCGCGCAGCGGCGTCCACGGCAGCGGCACCGTGCGGCCGTCGCGGTACACGATGCGGCCGCCGCGCTCGCGGCCGAACTTGAGCACGTTGATCGTCGCGGTCGTCGGCGTGATGCCGACCGGCGCGATCGACTCCTCGACGAACGCGTTGATGAACGTGGACTTGCCCGTCGAGAATTCGCCCATCACCGTGACGAGCAGCGGCCGGTCGAAGTCCTCGACCGCGCGGCCCACGTCCGGCGCAAGGTCGGCCAACGCCGGGTCCGCCCGCGCGACGCGCTCGAGCGCGCGCGCCCGCGACACGACGTCGCCGCCGAGGGCGCCGGCCTGCGCGGTGCGCGCGGCGACCAGCGCCGCGCGCGCGCGCGGATTTCGCCCGTCGGCCCGCAGCGCCGCCCACGCGTGGCGCGCCGCACCGGCCGCGTCACCCGCGGCCAGCGCCAGCCGCGCGAGTTCGACGTGCGCCTCGGGGTGGTCACCGCGGTCCACCACTGCCGCGAGCACCGCGCGAGCCGGCTCCGCCTCGCCGGCCG encodes the following:
- a CDS encoding bifunctional DNA-formamidopyrimidine glycosylase/DNA-(apurinic or apyrimidinic site) lyase: MPELPEVETVRRTLAPILGARVTGVSAHRVALHMGRRIDPAALRRASAGAVVDRVDRWGKYLLWYFAGRDTGVLVHLGMTGRLRVVPPGAPRDPHTHAVWTLADGRTVRFSDPRRFGLVDVFGRGAERAHPSLAPLGIDALDGPLTGRALARLAAGSGQAIKALLLDQRKIAGIGNIYACEALWRARIAPALPARELDGERAGRLARAVRAALRAALDHGGTSLRDFVNAAGNPGSYRDHLRIYGRAGRRCPRRGCRGTIVRTAIQGRATFHCPTCQAT
- a CDS encoding RNA polymerase sigma factor; this encodes MLRYQQGDVRAFELLLERHRRPVFNFILRFVGSRETAEDLLQEAFLRVIKGAARYERQAKFTTWLYTIARNLCVDHSRRMKHRKAPSLDAPLKAGGDGGTLLDVLADDQIPSDRRAASSELRAKLHAAIARLSDEQREVFLMREMLGLPFKEIAAVVGVPENTVKSRMRYALEKLRLELEDYADMAKAVP